Proteins from one Listeria weihenstephanensis genomic window:
- a CDS encoding cupin domain-containing protein, which yields MFAKKVQDYQNRIFDVNEIKSFDDNQAKKNIFYETGQTVGAVWCLKPGQELYFHSHKQADDIWICIDGDSGTYYPEFGESVEISKGMVCVARPGEKHGMKNTGTKDFVFIGIAGPVPLDLILHELE from the coding sequence ATGTTTGCGAAAAAAGTACAAGACTACCAAAACCGTATTTTTGATGTAAATGAAATCAAGTCTTTCGATGATAATCAAGCCAAGAAAAATATTTTTTATGAAACAGGACAAACAGTTGGTGCAGTTTGGTGTTTGAAGCCGGGGCAAGAGCTTTATTTTCATTCACATAAACAGGCAGATGATATTTGGATTTGTATTGATGGGGATTCAGGAACATATTATCCAGAATTTGGCGAATCTGTTGAAATTTCCAAAGGGATGGTATGTGTCGCTAGGCCAGGCGAGAAACACGGTATGAAGAATACCGGAACCAAAGATTTCGTATTTATTGGCATTGCTGGACCAGTTCCGCTCGATTTAATTTTACATGAACTTGAGTAA
- a CDS encoding CocE/NonD family hydrolase, whose product MKHCKIKIEKDVPAKMRDGVTLYADVYRPDAEGEFPVLLTRLPYSKIFGLHFLRPDVLAENGYIVVVQDVRGRFASEGEFIPYINEANDGYDTVEWAARLPQANGKVGMFGLSYYGYTQLLAAMAEPPSLKVIVPTMSQNNMTDVFNDHDGALELGAWASWSIESILPDLIVRNITDPEEQELAFEKWTKDMDNLEEWYKFKPINAWPPIKNTGAMPYFTEILDYPLDHPHWKNTSVKNNYDKVKTPGLHIGGWYDCFLDKTIANFLGGHRQGLGDKLVIGPWTHGNFISMIGDRDFGTAAGSWGEAAMHERHIEWFNHWLKGELLPQTAPIQIFTMGINKWQGAKNWPLENTNFTPLYFHSDGKANTRIGDGTASFNRPKATGNSDKFVYDPENPVPSHGGGTLHKAIQADGPRDQRELELREDILCYTTAPLTEELEVTGPIEVTLWAKTDAVNTDFTAKIMDVMPDGTAFNLTEGIIRASKQHGDTVQNEIQRYTINLWATSNVFLPGHSIRVEISSSNFPRFDANPNTGASFINTTESVIANQTIFHDAEHPSHILLPIIK is encoded by the coding sequence GTGAAACATTGTAAAATTAAGATTGAGAAAGATGTCCCAGCGAAAATGCGAGATGGCGTAACATTATACGCCGATGTCTACCGCCCAGATGCGGAGGGAGAATTCCCAGTTTTACTAACAAGACTTCCATACAGTAAGATTTTTGGATTACATTTTTTACGCCCAGATGTATTGGCGGAGAACGGTTATATTGTTGTCGTGCAAGATGTGCGAGGTCGCTTTGCATCAGAGGGAGAATTCATTCCATACATAAATGAGGCGAACGATGGTTACGATACGGTAGAATGGGCTGCAAGATTGCCGCAAGCAAATGGAAAAGTCGGCATGTTTGGCTTGTCATATTACGGCTACACACAGTTATTGGCCGCTATGGCTGAACCGCCGAGCTTGAAAGTTATCGTACCAACGATGTCGCAAAATAATATGACGGACGTATTTAATGATCACGATGGTGCGCTGGAACTTGGGGCTTGGGCGTCGTGGAGCATTGAATCGATTTTACCAGATCTAATTGTACGAAATATTACCGATCCAGAAGAGCAGGAACTAGCATTTGAAAAGTGGACAAAAGATATGGATAACCTAGAGGAATGGTATAAATTCAAGCCGATCAATGCCTGGCCACCAATCAAAAATACTGGTGCAATGCCTTATTTCACTGAGATACTAGACTATCCGCTCGACCACCCACATTGGAAAAATACGAGTGTAAAAAATAATTATGATAAAGTAAAAACGCCAGGACTTCACATTGGTGGTTGGTATGACTGCTTCTTGGATAAAACGATTGCTAATTTTCTCGGTGGTCATCGCCAAGGTCTAGGGGACAAACTTGTAATCGGACCATGGACACACGGTAATTTCATATCGATGATTGGTGATCGTGATTTTGGAACAGCAGCAGGATCATGGGGGGAGGCGGCTATGCATGAGCGCCATATCGAGTGGTTCAATCATTGGCTAAAAGGCGAGCTGTTACCACAGACCGCGCCAATTCAAATATTCACGATGGGAATTAATAAATGGCAGGGTGCGAAAAACTGGCCACTTGAAAACACGAATTTTACACCGCTGTATTTTCATAGTGATGGGAAGGCTAATACGCGGATTGGTGATGGCACAGCTAGTTTTAATCGACCAAAAGCCACCGGAAATAGCGACAAATTCGTATATGATCCAGAAAATCCTGTACCATCTCATGGCGGTGGAACTCTCCATAAAGCGATTCAGGCAGATGGACCGCGCGATCAACGCGAACTAGAATTACGCGAAGATATTTTATGCTACACAACGGCGCCTCTTACTGAAGAACTAGAAGTAACTGGTCCAATTGAGGTAACTTTATGGGCAAAAACAGATGCTGTTAATACGGATTTTACAGCTAAAATCATGGATGTCATGCCAGATGGGACTGCTTTTAATCTTACAGAAGGTATCATCCGTGCCTCCAAACAACACGGAGATACCGTTCAAAATGAAATTCAACGCTACACTATTAATTTGTGGGCCACAAGTAATGTATTTTTACCGGGACATTCGATTCGTGTGGAGATATCATCGAGTAACTTCCCGCGCTTTGATGCTAACCCAAATACTGGCGCTAGTTTTATCAATACAACAGAGAGTGTTATCGCCAATCAAACAATTTTTCATGACGCGGAACACCCATCTCATATTTTGCTCCCAATAATAAAATAA
- the pbpD1 gene encoding D-alanyl-D-alanine carboxypeptidase PBPD1, with translation MSSLVHGPIAVDAAVAPPTINANAAITIEEGTGKILYGKDIDKLMGIASMTKMMDEYLISEAVAKGKLKWDDKVTISDYAYEVSQDRSLSNVPLRRGEEYSVEELYQAMAIYSANGAAIAIAEKIAGSEAKFVDMMNKKADELKLGEHHFVNSTGLNNADLKGKSQVGSATDENKMTARGVAKLAQHIVKDYPDVLKTSSIAKKKFREGTSDQIDMTNWNWLLPGLIYAREGVDGLKTGTTDYAGQCLTATAVQDGMRVITVLMHANGGTSDHDKTRFSETNKMLDYAFNNFKLMEVRKADAAVKETIPVDKGKEDNVSLMTKEAVKIVVPKTTTEPKLDEKVTLDKKTLDAPVKKDTKVGTMSVQLKDGDTLGYVDGKKTDTINVVTKDDVEKANWFMLMLSSIGGFFTSIWDYVADGVKGWFN, from the coding sequence ATGAGTAGTTTAGTACATGGACCAATAGCGGTGGATGCAGCTGTAGCACCACCAACAATTAACGCGAATGCGGCAATTACAATTGAAGAAGGAACAGGTAAAATTTTGTACGGTAAAGACATTGACAAACTAATGGGCATTGCATCGATGACAAAAATGATGGATGAGTACTTAATTTCAGAAGCAGTAGCAAAAGGCAAGCTGAAATGGGACGATAAAGTCACAATTTCCGATTATGCATATGAGGTGTCACAGGATCGTTCGCTTTCCAACGTGCCGCTAAGACGCGGTGAAGAATACTCCGTAGAAGAGCTTTATCAAGCGATGGCGATTTATTCAGCAAACGGTGCAGCAATTGCAATCGCTGAAAAAATAGCAGGCAGTGAAGCGAAGTTCGTTGATATGATGAACAAAAAAGCAGATGAATTAAAACTTGGAGAACATCATTTTGTGAATTCTACGGGCCTAAACAACGCAGATCTAAAAGGTAAATCTCAAGTTGGATCAGCGACAGATGAGAATAAAATGACGGCACGTGGTGTTGCAAAACTTGCGCAACATATCGTTAAAGATTATCCAGATGTGCTTAAAACATCGAGTATTGCGAAGAAAAAATTCCGTGAAGGTACAAGCGACCAGATCGATATGACCAACTGGAATTGGCTATTACCTGGCTTGATATACGCGCGTGAAGGTGTGGATGGCCTTAAAACAGGGACGACAGATTACGCTGGTCAATGTTTAACGGCGACCGCAGTGCAAGACGGAATGCGGGTTATCACGGTACTTATGCATGCCAATGGTGGTACAAGTGACCATGATAAAACACGTTTCAGTGAAACAAATAAAATGCTGGATTATGCGTTTAACAATTTTAAATTGATGGAAGTTCGTAAGGCAGATGCAGCAGTGAAAGAAACAATTCCCGTTGATAAAGGCAAAGAAGATAATGTGAGCCTAATGACGAAGGAAGCTGTAAAAATAGTCGTTCCAAAAACAACAACCGAACCAAAACTAGATGAAAAAGTAACGTTAGATAAGAAGACTCTAGATGCTCCAGTGAAGAAGGATACAAAAGTTGGAACAATGTCAGTTCAGCTTAAAGACGGCGACACACTTGGATATGTAGATGGCAAGAAAACAGATACAATCAATGTTGTGACGAAAGACGATGTCGAAAAGGCTAACTGGTTCATGCTGATGCTATCCAGTATTGGTGGATTTTTCACTAGTATTTGGGATTACGTAGCCGATGGAGTCAAAGGTTGGTTTAACTAA
- a CDS encoding CatB-related O-acetyltransferase: protein MNIKKYMPLELRAYMNLIKCRKRFPKNTIHSSQIGVNVALGKDCWINRDVIIGNNVSIGDYSYVNKGAIIASGIIGKYCSIAAYCQIGLDEHPIDKVSTSPFTYDSKNWDNFQNPPIIGNDVWIGGNVLVMQGVKIGDGAILAAGAVVTKDVPPYAIVGGVPARILRKRFEENTIENLVKSAWWDKTDQQSHLNAKN, encoded by the coding sequence ATGAATATAAAAAAATATATGCCTTTAGAGTTAAGAGCTTATATGAATTTGATTAAATGCAGAAAAAGATTTCCAAAAAACACAATCCATTCGAGTCAAATTGGCGTGAATGTGGCGCTGGGAAAGGATTGCTGGATTAATCGAGATGTTATTATTGGAAATAATGTGAGCATTGGTGATTATTCGTATGTTAATAAAGGAGCTATTATTGCGTCAGGGATCATCGGGAAATACTGCTCAATTGCGGCCTACTGCCAAATCGGTTTAGACGAGCATCCCATTGATAAAGTGTCCACATCTCCATTCACTTATGATAGCAAGAATTGGGATAATTTTCAGAATCCGCCGATCATCGGGAATGATGTTTGGATAGGTGGAAATGTTCTGGTCATGCAAGGTGTAAAAATAGGCGATGGTGCGATATTAGCTGCTGGAGCTGTGGTGACAAAAGATGTTCCGCCATACGCTATTGTCGGCGGTGTACCAGCAAGGATTCTCAGAAAAAGATTTGAAGAAAATACAATTGAAAACCTTGTAAAAAGCGCATGGTGGGACAAAACAGATCAGCAAAGCCATCTCAATGCCAAAAACTAG
- a CDS encoding O-antigen ligase family protein: MNRWNETWNNKNRSIIILFMILSVITPFVPAVLGILLIAILLYMIKDIPLHKCNYYLFIGVVISGFLGPYLALPAFPSFFLFRILIILHMVLFLFEKKDFKKLEPVKIPLILFIVWILYSIFSLLWTGSASLSLPAIYYQIESFYLVFAFVYYMDSFAKLKQILTWILIIYVLTIFIGLWEALTGNHLIYSAGNILSYGDTRPTGLLVNTNDYSSYLAFYVPALFLALFHKKTFFKTLIGIGALGVLVFLIFETESRSGLLAFSIVVILMLYKMVKQKIIFFFGLVMGSLVGAIILIAKHGEQLTTYFTGKVNSTDQRMFMYETIYRLCKEHYFLGVGIGVTPKYVFTALYGTSNIPVDMQQTMSAHNLWLSNLSDVGVIGFFPFVVLFFWLVAHALKLYVTSKHLLATIPICILVAFFAISIGSSSIFEMRVVWLGMGLALTIICLLEKNLELGGTT, from the coding sequence ATGAACAGATGGAATGAAACTTGGAATAACAAAAATCGGAGCATCATTATCTTATTTATGATATTAAGTGTGATAACTCCTTTCGTACCAGCAGTTTTAGGGATTCTTCTTATCGCGATTTTACTTTATATGATAAAAGATATCCCACTTCATAAATGCAATTATTATCTTTTTATCGGCGTTGTGATCAGCGGTTTTCTTGGTCCGTATTTAGCGCTTCCTGCGTTTCCAAGCTTTTTCCTGTTTCGGATTTTGATCATTCTACATATGGTCTTATTTTTGTTCGAAAAAAAGGACTTTAAGAAACTAGAACCAGTGAAAATCCCGCTCATCCTATTTATTGTCTGGATTTTATATTCTATTTTCAGCTTACTATGGACTGGATCAGCATCACTCAGCTTACCTGCAATATACTACCAAATTGAGTCGTTTTACCTCGTATTCGCCTTTGTTTATTACATGGATAGCTTCGCAAAATTAAAGCAAATCCTGACTTGGATCTTAATTATTTATGTGTTAACCATTTTTATCGGTCTATGGGAAGCTCTAACGGGGAACCATCTGATATATTCGGCGGGAAATATTTTGTCATACGGAGATACACGCCCAACTGGACTGCTTGTCAACACAAACGACTATAGTTCTTATCTTGCTTTTTACGTACCAGCCTTGTTCTTAGCCTTATTTCACAAAAAAACATTCTTTAAAACGCTCATTGGTATAGGGGCGCTCGGCGTGCTCGTATTCCTCATTTTTGAAACAGAATCGCGCTCTGGCTTGCTCGCTTTTTCGATTGTCGTGATATTGATGCTATACAAAATGGTCAAGCAAAAAATTATCTTCTTTTTTGGGCTCGTTATGGGCTCTTTAGTTGGTGCAATTATCCTGATAGCCAAACATGGGGAGCAACTTACCACATATTTTACTGGAAAAGTAAATTCCACCGATCAACGTATGTTCATGTACGAAACGATTTACCGATTATGCAAAGAACACTATTTTTTAGGTGTTGGCATTGGCGTGACTCCAAAATACGTTTTTACCGCGTTATATGGAACATCGAATATACCAGTCGATATGCAACAAACGATGAGTGCGCATAATCTATGGCTTTCTAATTTATCAGACGTTGGTGTCATTGGCTTCTTCCCATTTGTTGTGCTATTTTTTTGGCTCGTTGCACACGCTTTGAAACTATACGTCACGAGTAAACACCTATTGGCTACGATTCCGATCTGTATTTTGGTTGCCTTTTTCGCGATATCAATTGGAAGCAGTAGTATTTTTGAAATGCGCGTCGTTTGGCTTGGGATGGGGCTAGCACTGACGATTATTTGTTTGTTAGAGAAAAATTTAGAATTAGGAGGAACAACATGA
- a CDS encoding CgeB family protein produces the protein MKKQLKVLAIGAGWRGSNSRSLFSGFTKLGCDIRVIETDGYFYNYTIPERLYMKVRKLPFKAKFQKFNKTIERTIDSYQPDILFVVKGLWVTEEIIQYAKSKGITTIHFHPDFLFDDRYHTSQILDKAILAYDIVVTAKTTEVEKYKQFGCQYVHFMKYAYDPDIHHPIKLTNQEIPIFKTDVAFVGRMELPRADALNEIAEANYDLKVWGTKWDKIPKSYKLNRFCEGRPIFCEEMAKVFQGAKVSVGFLTTLSTEQHTARTFEIPACGGFFLGTRTAEHMDIFKQGVEADFFSSKEELVEKVAFYTRNEDMRSKIAQKGYDKVIKMDATYESRVKEILVFSEIELSNGVLLR, from the coding sequence ATGAAAAAGCAACTTAAAGTTTTAGCAATTGGAGCTGGTTGGCGTGGCTCGAATAGCAGGTCCTTGTTCAGTGGTTTTACGAAATTAGGCTGTGATATTCGGGTTATCGAAACAGACGGCTATTTTTACAATTATACGATCCCAGAAAGACTCTATATGAAGGTTCGTAAATTACCATTCAAGGCCAAATTCCAAAAGTTCAATAAAACAATTGAACGTACGATTGATTCTTACCAACCTGATATCTTATTCGTGGTCAAAGGTCTGTGGGTGACCGAAGAAATCATTCAGTACGCGAAATCCAAAGGTATTACGACAATACATTTTCATCCTGATTTTCTTTTTGACGATCGCTACCACACGTCCCAAATTCTAGATAAAGCTATTCTCGCATACGATATTGTGGTGACTGCCAAAACGACAGAAGTAGAGAAATACAAGCAGTTTGGCTGTCAGTATGTTCATTTTATGAAGTATGCGTACGATCCCGATATCCATCATCCCATAAAGTTGACTAACCAAGAAATCCCGATTTTCAAAACAGATGTTGCGTTCGTCGGCCGAATGGAGCTGCCAAGAGCTGATGCACTGAATGAAATCGCTGAAGCAAACTATGATTTAAAAGTTTGGGGAACAAAGTGGGATAAGATTCCTAAAAGCTATAAATTAAACCGATTTTGTGAAGGACGCCCCATTTTTTGTGAAGAAATGGCGAAAGTTTTCCAAGGTGCGAAGGTTTCGGTGGGATTCCTAACGACATTATCGACAGAGCAACACACCGCGCGAACGTTCGAAATCCCAGCGTGTGGAGGATTTTTCTTGGGAACGAGGACAGCAGAACATATGGACATTTTCAAACAAGGAGTGGAGGCGGATTTCTTCAGTAGCAAGGAAGAATTGGTAGAAAAAGTGGCATTTTACACTCGTAATGAGGATATGAGATCTAAAATTGCTCAAAAAGGCTATGATAAAGTTATCAAAATGGACGCAACATATGAGAGTAGAGTGAAAGAGATACTTGTGTTTTCAGAAATAGAGCTAAGTAATGGTGTGTTGCTCCGCTGA
- a CDS encoding histidine phosphatase family protein, whose protein sequence is MKKQMLKILLVVCSVFLVIGSSGVIANSCKKPTPAKNVTITFYVVRHGKTMLNTTDRVQGWSDAVLTPAGEKVVKDAGKGLKNVQFGAAYSSDSGRAVQTANLILKESKKSSSLKLNTDQRFREFNFGSYEGDLNHNMWTDIAKSQGKTLDQWLSEGIVPKDFANSVAALDKTRIKDDGTNWPAEDYATITTRLTDGINDVAIKESKKGDHNVLLVSHGLSIGALLDTISPGFKLPDGGLKNASVSKIQYKNGKFTILSVNDMSYVENGAKIK, encoded by the coding sequence ATGAAAAAACAGATGTTAAAAATTTTATTGGTAGTTTGTAGTGTGTTCTTAGTTATAGGTTCAAGCGGAGTAATTGCAAATTCATGCAAAAAACCTACGCCAGCCAAAAATGTAACTATTACTTTCTATGTAGTGAGACACGGGAAAACAATGTTGAATACCACGGACCGCGTACAGGGATGGTCTGACGCCGTTCTAACGCCTGCTGGTGAAAAGGTAGTCAAAGATGCTGGTAAAGGACTTAAAAACGTTCAATTTGGCGCAGCGTACAGTAGCGACAGTGGACGCGCAGTTCAAACTGCCAATCTTATCTTAAAGGAAAGCAAAAAATCATCATCTCTTAAATTAAATACAGATCAACGCTTCCGTGAGTTCAATTTTGGCTCATATGAAGGAGATTTAAATCATAATATGTGGACTGATATCGCTAAGAGCCAAGGTAAAACACTTGATCAGTGGCTAAGCGAAGGTATCGTACCGAAAGATTTCGCAAATAGTGTTGCCGCACTTGATAAAACACGTATTAAAGACGATGGCACAAACTGGCCAGCTGAAGATTATGCAACGATCACAACTCGCTTAACAGACGGAATTAATGATGTTGCAATCAAAGAAAGCAAAAAAGGCGATCACAATGTTCTACTTGTATCCCACGGCCTCAGCATCGGTGCCTTACTTGACACCATTTCCCCTGGATTCAAATTACCAGACGGTGGACTAAAAAATGCAAGTGTTTCTAAAATCCAATACAAAAATGGTAAATTCACGATTCTAAGTGTCAATGATATGAGTTACGTAGAAAATGGCGCGAAGATAAAATAA
- a CDS encoding NlpC/P60 family protein translates to MKKSMALLLVLVLAVSVFILPKSGEAATTYKMTTTVESNIRTGDSVKHPVIGYYKAGTTVTFNAKTKNNWYRITYKGKVGYVSGKCLAPYKAQSFTALNTEAKKHLGKKYKWGATGPTSFDCSGYTSYVFKQSINKTIPRTAKAQYNASTKIKANQLKEGDLVFFNYGSGIAHVGIYIGSGKMINAQNNGVKYDNVSSGYWKKYIAGYGRVVNF, encoded by the coding sequence ATGAAGAAAAGTATGGCGTTATTGCTCGTATTGGTTCTGGCAGTAAGTGTTTTCATATTACCGAAGTCTGGGGAAGCGGCAACGACATACAAGATGACAACAACTGTGGAAAGCAATATTCGCACTGGGGATAGTGTGAAGCATCCGGTCATAGGTTATTACAAAGCAGGAACGACTGTAACATTCAACGCTAAAACAAAAAATAACTGGTACCGTATTACATACAAAGGCAAAGTGGGCTATGTATCGGGGAAATGCTTAGCACCATATAAAGCACAGTCATTTACAGCGTTAAACACAGAAGCAAAAAAACATTTAGGTAAAAAATATAAATGGGGCGCAACTGGTCCAACATCATTTGATTGCTCCGGCTACACAAGCTACGTATTCAAACAATCGATTAATAAAACTATTCCGAGAACGGCAAAAGCTCAATATAACGCTTCTACAAAAATTAAAGCAAACCAACTAAAAGAAGGCGATCTTGTATTCTTCAATTACGGCAGCGGGATTGCTCATGTTGGTATCTATATTGGTAGCGGTAAGATGATCAATGCTCAGAACAACGGTGTGAAATATGACAACGTATCAAGCGGCTACTGGAAAAAGTACATCGCGGGATATGGTCGTGTAGTTAATTTTTAA
- the pabB gene encoding aminodeoxychorismate synthase component I: MKMQFDFNGKTQLFSAPEAIIQTDNIGDVMDRMQQVEQAVDLGYYVAGYVGYEAAAAFNKDLTTRPAGKMPLLWFGVFREMREVEQADITLSQPPKLDWQPTTDYASYASGIRFIRDQIAAGNTYQTNYTIRLQSKFAEEDENFYEQLKIAQKADYSAYISTGRFHILSASPELFFHWKNGTIKTKPMKGTARRGMTLTEDLKARDWLVASAKNQAENVMIVDLLRNDLGQIAKPGSVKVPNLFDVERYPTVWQMTSTVVAETLPEVHLTSIFKALFPCGSITGAPKVKTMQLITEAETSPRNVYCGTIGYVTPDKEAIFSVPIRTVVVDTEEQTAEYGVGGGIVWDSRSGAEYEEVQAKASLLTTYIPKFELLESLRLEDGAYYRTDLHLKRIEKSADYFGFTWNIDAANEALQSFATDHPNDIWKVRLLSNKKGEISIEGTLIISDPITWTAHFADKSVNSTNPFLYHKTTNRAMYEKRRRIDYDETLLWNERGEITEFINGNLVVEIDGQLVTPKLSSGLLGGTMRETLLAEKTITERILHRNDLLKATKTWLINSVRGWVNIDLH; the protein is encoded by the coding sequence ATGAAAATGCAATTCGATTTTAACGGAAAAACACAGCTTTTTTCCGCTCCAGAAGCTATTATTCAAACAGATAATATCGGTGATGTCATGGATCGGATGCAACAAGTGGAACAAGCGGTCGACCTTGGCTATTACGTTGCTGGGTATGTAGGCTATGAAGCTGCCGCCGCCTTCAATAAAGATCTCACAACCCGCCCAGCTGGAAAAATGCCACTACTTTGGTTCGGAGTTTTTCGTGAAATGCGCGAGGTAGAACAAGCCGATATAACGCTCTCACAACCACCCAAATTAGACTGGCAACCGACCACAGATTATGCATCTTATGCAAGTGGAATTCGCTTTATTCGCGACCAAATTGCAGCTGGAAATACATATCAAACCAATTATACGATCAGGCTACAAAGCAAGTTTGCCGAAGAGGATGAGAACTTTTATGAGCAGCTAAAAATTGCGCAAAAAGCGGATTACTCAGCGTATATCTCAACAGGCAGGTTCCACATTTTATCCGCCTCACCTGAACTTTTCTTCCATTGGAAAAACGGCACGATCAAAACAAAACCAATGAAAGGTACCGCCAGACGTGGAATGACGCTTACCGAAGACCTCAAAGCGCGGGATTGGCTCGTCGCATCGGCAAAGAATCAAGCAGAAAACGTGATGATTGTCGACTTACTCCGCAACGATCTTGGTCAAATTGCCAAACCAGGCTCTGTTAAAGTTCCGAACCTTTTTGATGTTGAGCGCTATCCAACCGTGTGGCAAATGACATCCACAGTTGTAGCCGAAACGTTGCCAGAAGTGCACTTAACCTCGATTTTCAAAGCCCTGTTTCCCTGTGGTTCCATTACCGGAGCCCCGAAAGTCAAGACAATGCAGCTCATCACCGAAGCAGAAACCTCTCCGCGCAACGTCTACTGCGGCACAATTGGCTATGTAACTCCCGACAAAGAGGCCATTTTCAGCGTGCCAATCCGCACTGTAGTAGTAGATACAGAAGAACAAACGGCTGAATACGGTGTTGGCGGCGGTATCGTTTGGGACTCACGGAGCGGCGCCGAATATGAAGAAGTTCAAGCAAAAGCATCGCTCCTCACAACTTACATACCAAAATTCGAGCTGTTAGAAAGCTTGCGATTAGAAGATGGCGCCTATTACCGTACTGATCTTCATCTAAAACGTATCGAAAAAAGCGCTGATTATTTTGGTTTCACGTGGAACATTGACGCTGCAAATGAGGCCCTACAATCGTTTGCAACCGATCACCCGAATGACATTTGGAAAGTTCGCTTGCTTTCAAATAAGAAAGGCGAGATTTCCATTGAGGGGACACTTATCATTTCCGATCCGATCACATGGACTGCCCATTTCGCCGATAAATCCGTCAATAGCACCAACCCATTCCTTTACCACAAAACAACGAATCGAGCGATGTACGAAAAACGCCGTCGAATCGACTATGACGAAACACTTCTATGGAATGAGCGAGGCGAGATTACCGAATTTATCAATGGCAACCTAGTCGTAGAAATCGATGGTCAACTAGTCACCCCAAAACTATCATCCGGCTTACTCGGAGGAACAATGCGTGAAACCCTTCTTGCCGAAAAAACAATTACCGAAAGAATTCTGCATCGTAATGACCTCCTAAAAGCCACTAAAACATGGCTAATCAACAGCGTCCGAGGCTGGGTCAACATCGATCTACACTGA
- a CDS encoding anthranilate synthase component II, protein MILLIDNYDSFTYNLYQYLLELGKEVQVVKNDQITLDEVCEINPESIVISPGPGTPDDAGISLALIHEFSGRIPILGICLGHQAIVQAFGGEIIRAPEPVHGKTSTITNDQEGVFTSLSARFSVTRYHSLIAAESHLPTELIITAKTDDDLIMAVRHREFLVEGVQFHPEAILSEHGHEILANFVKLTEWSYENENAIRF, encoded by the coding sequence GTGATCCTGTTAATTGACAATTACGACTCATTTACATACAATCTATATCAATATTTATTAGAACTCGGCAAAGAAGTTCAAGTTGTGAAAAATGATCAAATCACTCTCGACGAAGTTTGTGAAATAAATCCCGAATCGATTGTCATTTCACCAGGTCCTGGCACCCCAGATGATGCTGGAATCAGCTTAGCGCTTATTCATGAGTTTAGCGGCAGGATTCCTATTCTCGGTATTTGCTTAGGCCACCAAGCGATCGTTCAAGCATTTGGTGGTGAAATCATTCGCGCCCCAGAACCCGTTCACGGCAAAACCTCAACGATTACAAATGACCAAGAAGGTGTATTTACAAGCTTAAGCGCGCGTTTTTCAGTTACTAGATACCACTCGCTTATCGCTGCAGAATCACATCTACCCACAGAACTTATTATCACCGCAAAAACCGATGATGACCTCATTATGGCCGTCCGTCATCGCGAATTTTTAGTAGAAGGCGTGCAGTTTCATCCCGAAGCTATTCTTTCCGAGCATGGTCACGAAATATTAGCCAATTTTGTAAAACTAACAGAATGGAGCTACGAAAATGAAAATGCAATTCGATTTTAA